AAGAATGGATATGGAGATATTTGTACAAAGACTATTTGAGTTAACCAAAAAGTAGAAGTCAAGGGTATAAGAAGAGAAATTAGAGAACATACagagacaatttaaaaaatgtaaaataatttaagcCATTTAACACAAAATTGGTTAAATTCTCTAACAAATAGTTTCAGCTAATTTCCATGTATTGCCTCACAAAATAAACTCTTGGTTCATGAATAACTTATTAAAATCTTTCATCTCCTTACATTCTTCTACAGTTttgctgaaaaaatattttttagttgaATCAACTGCATGTTTTTGTGGATTTGATGGATAGTACATATTATATGGCAAGCCCTGTAGGGTTTATAATTAACATAGTAGAGTAAGCATAGCGACATGGGACTCTTGTACTGTATCCTAATTTATCCTATTCTCTCATTAGGAAGCCCTCTCCCTCCAGTCTTCTCACTTACTGTGAGATTATCTGTGTCCATCTACACAGAAATTGGTATTCTATTGGCATTCCAATAGAAATTATTCAAATTTCACATTATTATGTGTTCTCAGAATTACTAAGAGAACTGGCTATAAATACAGTGCTTGCAACATAATCGCTTTATGAGGAGCTAGGAAGCTGGTAACTGTCTATACTCTTGTTTCTGAGAGCAAAGTTAAGCTTTTCCAggaaattgtttttctctttataaagttATCATTTTGGCACATGGTCATAGTTTTTACTTTTACCATAGCCTATTGTGTGTAGTATGTGCTTTGTTATAGAAAAgcaggtttcttcttcttctcctcctcctcctcctccttcttctttttcttcagtttttattgAAGCTAAACAAAATGTTAAGTGGTTCAAACCTATTACCCATGTCCACCACAGGGCAGATGAAAACTGCTCAGCTGTGGGTGAGAAGTATGAACAGGGGTACAGCTATGCCCCTTGGTTACCCCACAGAAAATGCATAAAGCATTTCTATTGCATTAGAACAGCACAGTGTGAAAAACCACcagtgaaatataaatatttctggATTAGGAACACAAAGACCTACAGTACCTGTCCTGATATTAGCAAGTCATATTAATGAACCCCTGTGCTCTAAACTTCCCCATCTGTGACACAAGGAGACTGAACTAGGTGTCTCTTAgctcaaatatttaaatgaacTGTCAAGTGTAAGTAAATCACAAAATTTCTGCACTGTATTCACTGTGTGCTGCAAAATAAGATGCTGACTGGAGAAAGTTCTAAGAACcaggacatatttttaaaaccattttaaagcAATCTTGTGGGCTGGAGTATAGCTCAGGAGCGTGTACTGTCTGAGGATGTGTgagactctgggtttgatccccagcatgggAAATAATGAAGTTTAAAGGACTTCAAAGAAAATTGCAATATACttgtaaaattataattatcttgTTCTAAGCAATTTCAGTACTTCATTCCAAATAGAGCTATTTTACACATTCATTCGGCATGTATTCAGTGCCTATTATGTGAATAAGCAGTGAGTTCAGCGTGGATAGAAAAACTGACAAAATGAATGTCCACCACTGTCCTCCCCAACACAAAAGGTAATTCGTTCTTAAGGATGTATTCTTCCCAACAGACTCTCATTGATGATATGGAATACCACCACCGCAATGGTGCTGCAAATGGGCAACTTAAAACCAAGTGAGATATGAAACAGCACTCTgataaaagaatgcatttaaagcaagaatattttctttaagcaGAATATCTTTGTTGCCGTTGCTCTTTGTCCAACTTGAGCAGACGGTTTAGTTTCATACAGTAGTCTTTGCTGTCCCAACGACCAGTATCTCCTAAATATGCCAAGATGGCTCCACTGCCCAGAAGGAAGCTGTCATAAATGCCTGAATGCTTACTGTTTTCTTGAGGAAGCTGGGGTCAAGAGAGGCAAAGAGTACAAGGACGCCAAAGGGCTTAGAAGACTCGTGAAAAGCCCAACCCCTCGAGTTTTAGACCCAAATCTCTGGGCTGCGATACCATCAAGTCTTTGTTATTCGGACGGACGGGTAGGTTTCTCCAGCTCAACCCACAGCTGCACACCTACCCACTTCACCCCCAAGCATGGAGCTCACACCCACTTCCCACTCTAGACATGGCAACCCGAAGACACCCACCCAAGGGTTGACTGGCCTTcctggccaccaccaccaccacccacaggcACCATTTTCCAGGACTGGCCTCGCCCCCACACGTCCCCGCCCCTCTTCCCGAGAGCACCCAATGGGTGGAGCCGGGGCCGCGGGGGGTGGAGCCGGGGCCGCGGGGGTGGAGCCGGGgccgcgggggcggggccggggcgggccCGTGTGAGGAGAGGCGGAGGGCGAGAGAGGAGGCTGCCGAGCAGAAGAAAGGGAAGCCAGGGGAGGGGCGGGCGCCGTCCAATGACAAAGCCCCGGGGTGGGCGCCCGCCGCCGCCATCTTGAGCCGGGCGGCAGGACATCCAGCGCGTCCTCCGCCCCGAGGGGGAGGGGCGGCCGGGCGAGAAAAGTAGCGAGCGGCGCCGGGCGGGAGGCGCCGGCAGCGGCCAGCGCCGGGGAGCGGGGCGCGGGCGGGCACGGCGGGCGGCCCCGAGCGGCCTCCGATGAGACGCGGCGGCAAGAGGCGGCGGCGCCGGCCGCGGGCCGCCTGGGGCGGCGGCGACGGAGCGGAAGGAGGGGCCGGGCTGGAGGCGCTGGAGGAGAAGGTGGTGTACTCGCGGTCGCAACTGTCGCTGGCCGGCAGCACCGAGGCGCTGGGCGACGCCTTCAAGCTCTTCATGCCCAGCAGCACGGAGTTCATGAGCTCGGAAGCGGAGCTCTGGAGCTTCCTCTGCAGCCTCAAGCACCAGTTCTCCCCGCACATCCTGCGCAGCAAGGACGTCTATGGCTACTCCTCGTGCCGGGCGCTGGTGCCCGACCCCCCGGCGCCCGCCAG
Above is a genomic segment from Peromyscus leucopus breed LL Stock chromosome 14, UCI_PerLeu_2.1, whole genome shotgun sequence containing:
- the Ccdc71l gene encoding coiled-coil domain-containing protein 71L, which gives rise to MRRGGKRRRRRPRAAWGGGDGAEGGAGLEALEEKVVYSRSQLSLAGSTEALGDAFKLFMPSSTEFMSSEAELWSFLCSLKHQFSPHILRSKDVYGYSSCRALVPDPPAPASRPARRPRPRAAPRRRRRGARAAAGTLGPRPAAGEPEPPVSCFGGRTLEEIWRAATPTLTSFPTIRVGDDVWGERSLAVARRRARQVLRVDLDPVVRLRRFPVPRA